Proteins encoded together in one Streptomyces sp. NBC_01216 window:
- a CDS encoding TOMM precursor leader peptide-binding protein yields MAHGHGTTNGLGFKPHLKAEVVPGEGVFLISERGVTALRGTSVTTLAPLLDGTRTIDRLVADAAENLSAEQVRRVVARLIGSGLLTHRTPDTVPGSGEAFWELAGVDGDEAARRTGSATVAGIGTGAEAGAGTEELLAALDAAGLRIHRTDTGTDAPGLAVVLCDSYLDPALGGLDTAYRAAGTPWLPVRLTGEQPWIGPVFRPDEGPCWQCLAEPLRRNRPAETYLGQALGRPVSVPPSGLAAGRAVGLHLACLEAVKWMAGHRHSGQNSLWTMDTLTLSGRHHPVRRRPQCPSCGDPGITARRVWAPIRPVSQAKSGTGTGERSLTPEEMLERYGHLVDELTGVVKEVRRDRRDPGFLNCFHSGHNPATSPTGLAAVRAGLRSHSSGKGTTPLQAQVSALCEAVERHSGYRQGDEPTLLASYREVADRAIHPDTVQLFHPRQFPDRDAWNAAHTPAHRVCAPFDEDTPVDWTPVWSLTADRHRLLPTSMLYYDAPCPSGFFSAHSNGTAAGSSREDAIVQGFLELVERDAVALWWYNRTRQPGVDLASFGDPWIERTRTAHGELDRELWALDLTSDLGIPVFAALSRRTDKPAEDITLGFGAHFDPRIALRRAVAEVNQMLPPVVGVRADGTGYTCDDPAPLHWWRTATTAGRSYLRPAGPDRTPDDFPYTPRADLADDVAAAEALARGIGSELLVLDQTRADIGLPVVKVIVPGLRTFWTRFAPGRLYDVPVHLGRLDTPTPYEDLNPVPLFL; encoded by the coding sequence GTGGCACATGGCCACGGCACCACGAACGGTCTCGGGTTCAAGCCTCATCTGAAGGCTGAAGTCGTCCCCGGGGAAGGCGTGTTCCTCATATCCGAGCGCGGTGTCACCGCGCTCCGAGGAACCAGCGTCACCACGCTCGCCCCGCTGCTGGACGGCACCCGCACGATCGACCGGCTGGTAGCCGACGCCGCCGAGAACCTCTCCGCCGAGCAGGTACGCCGGGTCGTCGCCCGGCTCATCGGCTCGGGACTGCTCACCCACCGCACCCCGGACACCGTACCCGGCTCGGGCGAGGCGTTCTGGGAGCTGGCCGGAGTGGACGGCGACGAAGCCGCCCGCCGCACCGGCAGCGCCACCGTCGCCGGTATCGGCACGGGCGCCGAGGCGGGCGCCGGCACCGAGGAACTCCTCGCGGCCCTCGACGCGGCGGGCCTGCGCATCCACCGGACCGACACCGGCACCGACGCACCCGGACTGGCCGTCGTCCTGTGCGACAGCTACCTCGACCCCGCGCTCGGCGGGCTGGACACCGCGTACCGCGCGGCCGGCACCCCCTGGCTTCCCGTGCGCCTCACCGGCGAACAGCCTTGGATCGGACCGGTGTTCCGACCCGACGAAGGCCCCTGCTGGCAGTGCCTGGCCGAACCGCTGCGCCGCAACCGGCCCGCGGAGACGTACCTCGGCCAGGCCCTCGGCCGCCCGGTCAGCGTGCCCCCCTCGGGGCTGGCCGCCGGCCGCGCCGTCGGACTGCACCTCGCCTGCCTCGAAGCCGTCAAGTGGATGGCCGGACACCGGCACTCCGGACAGAACTCCCTGTGGACCATGGACACCCTCACCCTGTCCGGCCGTCACCACCCCGTCCGCCGGCGCCCCCAGTGCCCGTCCTGTGGCGACCCCGGGATCACAGCCCGCCGGGTCTGGGCCCCGATCCGGCCCGTCAGCCAGGCCAAGTCCGGCACCGGCACCGGCGAACGCTCCCTCACCCCCGAGGAGATGCTCGAACGCTACGGGCACCTCGTCGACGAACTGACCGGCGTGGTCAAGGAGGTACGCCGCGACCGGCGAGACCCCGGCTTCCTCAACTGCTTCCACTCCGGGCACAATCCGGCCACCTCGCCCACCGGGCTCGCGGCCGTCCGCGCCGGGCTGCGCAGCCACAGCTCCGGAAAGGGCACCACCCCGCTCCAGGCCCAGGTCAGCGCCCTGTGTGAGGCCGTCGAACGGCACAGCGGCTACCGGCAGGGCGACGAACCCACCCTGCTCGCCTCCTACCGCGAAGTAGCCGACCGGGCCATCCACCCCGACACCGTGCAGCTCTTCCACCCCCGGCAGTTCCCCGACCGGGACGCCTGGAACGCCGCACACACCCCGGCCCACCGCGTCTGCGCCCCCTTCGACGAGGACACCCCGGTCGACTGGACGCCCGTCTGGTCGCTCACCGCGGACCGCCACCGGCTGCTGCCCACCTCGATGCTCTACTACGACGCACCCTGCCCCTCCGGCTTCTTCTCCGCGCACTCCAACGGCACCGCGGCCGGCAGCTCCCGCGAGGACGCCATCGTCCAGGGCTTCCTCGAACTCGTCGAACGCGACGCGGTCGCCCTGTGGTGGTACAACCGCACCCGGCAACCCGGCGTCGACCTCGCGTCCTTCGGCGACCCGTGGATCGAGCGGACGAGAACGGCGCACGGCGAACTCGACCGGGAACTGTGGGCACTCGACCTCACCAGCGACCTCGGCATCCCCGTCTTCGCCGCGCTGTCCCGACGCACCGACAAACCCGCCGAGGACATCACCCTCGGCTTCGGCGCCCACTTCGACCCCCGGATCGCCCTGCGGCGGGCCGTGGCCGAGGTCAACCAGATGCTGCCGCCGGTCGTCGGCGTCAGAGCGGACGGCACCGGCTACACCTGCGACGACCCCGCGCCGCTGCACTGGTGGCGCACCGCCACCACGGCCGGCCGGTCCTATCTGAGACCCGCCGGCCCCGACCGCACACCCGACGACTTCCCGTACACGCCGCGCGCCGACCTGGCCGACGACGTGGCCGCCGCCGAGGCACTCGCCCGGGGAATCGGCAGCGAACTCCTGGTGCTCGACCAGACCAGAGCCGACATCGGCCTGCCGGTCGTCAAGGTGATCGTGCCCGGACTGCGCACCTTCTGGACCCGCTTCGCCCCCGGTCGCCTGTACGACGTCCCGGTACACCTGGGCCGCCTCGACACCCCGACCCCCTACGAGGACCTCAACCCGGTCCCGCTCTTCCTGTGA
- a CDS encoding sulfate adenylyltransferase subunit 1, whose amino-acid sequence MTEAPTGAPRASGPRTAADTLRLATAGSVDDGKSTLVGRLLHDSKSVLTDQLEAVEHASRSRGQETPDLALLTDGLRAEREQGITIDVAYRYFATSRRRFILADTPGHVQYTRNMVTGASTADLALVLVDARNGVVEQTRRHLAVAALLRIRHVTLVVNKMDLVDCSEEVFARTAAAFSACADALGIERVTAIPISALAGDNVVRPSERMDWYAGPTVLEHLESVPVGADPRTEAARLPVQYVIRPQTAAHPDYRGYAGQITSGVLRVGDRITVLPSGGASTVAAIDTLDGATTDTAWAPQSVTVRLADDLDIARGDLIAPAAGAPRAVRRLTATVCHLGDQPLFAGRQVLLRHTTRTVRAVVAEISSRLDLEDLSERPGTDTLRMNDIGRVVLRTAEPIALDGYADFRRTGSFLLVDPVDGTTLTAGMADGPTTGEGK is encoded by the coding sequence ATCACCGAAGCGCCCACCGGCGCCCCCCGCGCGAGCGGCCCCCGCACCGCCGCCGACACCCTGCGCCTCGCGACCGCCGGCTCCGTCGACGACGGCAAGTCCACCCTCGTCGGCCGCCTGCTCCACGACTCCAAATCGGTCCTCACCGACCAGCTCGAAGCCGTCGAACACGCCTCCCGCTCCCGCGGCCAGGAAACCCCCGACCTCGCACTGCTCACCGACGGCCTGCGCGCCGAACGCGAGCAGGGCATCACCATCGACGTGGCCTACCGCTACTTCGCCACCAGCCGACGCCGCTTCATCCTCGCCGACACCCCCGGCCACGTGCAGTACACCCGCAACATGGTCACCGGCGCCTCCACCGCCGACCTCGCCCTCGTCCTCGTCGACGCCCGCAACGGCGTCGTCGAACAAACCCGCCGCCACCTTGCCGTCGCCGCACTCCTGCGGATCCGTCATGTGACCCTCGTCGTCAACAAGATGGACCTGGTGGACTGCTCCGAGGAGGTGTTCGCCCGCACCGCCGCCGCGTTCTCCGCCTGTGCGGACGCACTCGGCATCGAGCGGGTGACCGCCATCCCCATCTCGGCCCTCGCCGGCGACAACGTCGTCCGCCCCTCCGAGCGCATGGACTGGTACGCCGGACCCACCGTCCTCGAACACCTGGAGTCGGTCCCCGTCGGTGCCGATCCGCGCACCGAGGCGGCCCGCCTGCCCGTCCAGTACGTGATCCGTCCGCAGACCGCCGCCCACCCCGACTACCGCGGCTACGCCGGCCAGATCACCTCCGGTGTACTGCGGGTCGGCGACCGGATCACCGTCCTGCCCTCCGGCGGGGCCAGCACCGTAGCCGCCATCGACACCCTGGACGGCGCCACCACCGACACCGCCTGGGCACCCCAGTCGGTGACCGTACGTCTCGCCGACGACCTGGACATCGCCCGCGGCGACCTCATCGCCCCCGCCGCCGGCGCGCCCCGTGCCGTCCGGCGGCTGACCGCCACCGTCTGTCACCTGGGCGACCAGCCGCTGTTCGCCGGACGGCAGGTGCTGCTCCGGCACACCACCCGCACCGTCCGGGCCGTCGTCGCCGAGATCTCCTCGCGGCTCGACCTGGAGGACCTCTCGGAGCGACCGGGCACCGACACGCTCCGCATGAACGACATCGGCCGCGTCGTGCTGCGCACCGCCGAGCCGATCGCCCTGGACGGCTACGCCGACTTCCGGCGCACCGGGTCCTTCCTGCTCGTCGACCCCGTCGACGGCACCACCCTGACCGCCGGCATGGCGGACGGACCGACCACCGGGGAGGGGAAGTGA
- the cysD gene encoding sulfate adenylyltransferase subunit CysD yields MTATTVTPFAAPSLPTVHTGDAFGLSHLDTVESEAVHIFREVAGEFERPVILFSGGKDSIVMLHLALKAFAPAPVPFTLLHVDTGHNFPEVLEYRDRTVAAHGLRLYVASVQDYIDDGRLRERPDGTRNPLQTVPLTEAIRQHRFDAVFGGGRRDEEKARAKERVFSLRDEFSQWDPRRQRPELWQLYNGRHAPGEHVRVFPLSNWTELDVWQYIQREDIALPRIYFAHEREVFARDGMWLAPGAWGGPRDGERVEKRLVRYRTVGDMSCTGAVDSDATTVEAVIAEIAASRLTERGATRADDKMSEAAMEDRKREGYF; encoded by the coding sequence ATGACCGCCACGACGGTCACCCCGTTCGCAGCCCCGTCGCTGCCCACCGTCCACACCGGCGACGCCTTCGGGCTCTCCCATCTCGACACGGTCGAGTCGGAGGCGGTGCACATCTTCCGTGAGGTGGCGGGTGAGTTCGAGCGGCCGGTGATCCTGTTCTCCGGTGGTAAGGACTCGATCGTGATGCTGCATCTGGCGTTGAAGGCGTTCGCGCCGGCGCCGGTGCCGTTCACGTTGCTGCATGTGGACACCGGGCACAACTTTCCCGAGGTGCTGGAGTACCGGGACCGGACGGTCGCCGCGCACGGGCTGCGGTTGTATGTCGCCTCCGTGCAGGACTACATCGACGACGGCCGGTTGCGGGAGCGCCCGGACGGGACGCGTAACCCGTTGCAGACGGTGCCGTTGACGGAGGCGATCCGTCAGCACCGGTTCGACGCGGTGTTCGGTGGCGGCCGGCGTGACGAGGAGAAGGCGCGGGCCAAGGAGCGGGTGTTCTCCCTGCGCGACGAGTTCTCGCAGTGGGACCCGCGTCGTCAGCGGCCCGAGCTGTGGCAGCTGTACAACGGGCGGCACGCGCCGGGTGAGCACGTGCGGGTGTTCCCGTTGTCGAACTGGACCGAGCTGGACGTGTGGCAGTACATCCAGCGCGAGGACATCGCCCTGCCCCGGATCTACTTCGCGCACGAGCGGGAGGTCTTCGCCCGTGACGGGATGTGGCTGGCCCCCGGAGCGTGGGGCGGTCCGAGGGACGGCGAGCGGGTGGAGAAGCGGCTGGTGCGCTACCGCACCGTCGGAGACATGTCCTGCACCGGCGCCGTCGACTCCGACGCCACCACCGTCGAGGCCGTGATCGCCGAGATCGCCGCCTCCCGCCTCACCGAACGCGGCGCCACCCGCGCCGACGACAAGATGTCCGAGGCCGCGATGGAAGACCGCAAACGCGAAGGGTACTTCTAA
- the cysC gene encoding adenylyl-sulfate kinase: MTAAPAHDLAAPSTHCTCYPGSTLWLTGLPSAGKTTLANATADLLRARGRRVEVLDGDELRRTFSAGLGYTRADRHRNVERIGRVAQVLARNGITVLVPVIAPYAESRDLVRSWHRDSGTAFLEVHVAAPLSVCARRDVKGLYARQAAGEISGLTGVDDPYEEPRDPDLRVRSHTQTVTDSAQELLVLLSARGLL, translated from the coding sequence CTGACGGCCGCCCCCGCGCACGACCTCGCGGCCCCCTCCACGCACTGCACCTGCTACCCCGGATCGACCCTCTGGCTCACCGGCCTGCCCAGCGCGGGCAAGACCACGCTCGCGAACGCCACCGCCGACCTGCTGCGCGCCCGCGGCCGACGGGTGGAGGTCCTCGACGGCGACGAACTGCGCCGGACCTTCTCGGCCGGCCTCGGATACACCCGCGCCGACCGGCACCGCAACGTCGAGCGCATCGGCCGGGTCGCCCAGGTCCTGGCCCGCAACGGCATCACGGTCCTGGTGCCGGTCATCGCGCCCTATGCGGAGTCCCGCGACCTGGTCCGCTCCTGGCACCGCGACAGCGGCACCGCCTTCCTGGAGGTCCATGTCGCCGCCCCGCTGTCGGTGTGCGCCCGGCGCGACGTCAAGGGACTGTACGCCCGCCAGGCCGCCGGCGAGATCAGCGGCCTGACCGGTGTCGACGACCCCTACGAGGAGCCGCGCGATCCCGATCTGAGGGTCCGCTCCCATACCCAGACCGTCACCGATTCCGCGCAGGAGCTGCTCGTCCTGCTCTCCGCCAGGGGGCTGCTGTGA
- a CDS encoding M20/M25/M40 family metallo-hydrolase, whose amino-acid sequence MPALGEVASSREAALYVVKLGSATLLHSQVFDELLELSRRGARLLVIAGGAAGIAEHYRRTGREIRTLVSRNGDEIRYCPPSEMRHIVAAYEEVTLPLVEEELTRRGLSVFAAVARTGALVKATVNGPLRVREDGRTRLVRDHRAGTVSSVDVPRLTGLLSTFDVVCLSPPVADAEGGTPLNVDADVLAAEAALALDADHLRLVTGTAGLLTDPADPASSLRHLTEGEGRRYAKGRMRQKVRAAEIALRGTSDTAITGPHTLSAAGATWFWRAPAPAPDLDLLARTVELSSVSRDEREIAEFLAEWCADHGVKAEIDAANNLVATKGAGSRRLLMLGHLDTVPHRWPVRWDGEVLSGRGSVDAKGSLVTYLQTLASYDPPEGVELRVVGAVEEEITGAGAFHVRDAYPADAVVVGEPSGAEALTLGYYGLVKVRFSVREPTGHTAGEGVRTAGDRMVDVLSKVPAAVAALHPDALTAVLGVSALNQGDTQSGEAVVDVRVPPGLDPDETVAALRALASGPVRADVLRATPGVTTRRTSPLVKAFQRAFSEEGVTPRYLMKKGSSDMNTLATTWRGVPMVAYGPGDARLDHTPDEHLHADEFRRAQRLLTAAVREWSSM is encoded by the coding sequence ATGCCAGCCCTCGGGGAAGTCGCCAGCTCACGCGAGGCCGCGCTGTACGTGGTCAAGCTGGGCAGCGCCACGCTGCTCCACAGTCAGGTCTTCGACGAACTGCTCGAACTCAGCCGGCGCGGCGCGCGGCTGCTCGTCATCGCCGGGGGAGCGGCCGGCATCGCCGAGCACTACCGGCGCACCGGCCGCGAGATCCGCACCCTGGTCTCCCGCAACGGCGACGAGATCCGCTACTGCCCCCCGTCGGAGATGCGCCACATCGTCGCCGCGTACGAAGAGGTCACCCTGCCCCTGGTGGAGGAGGAGCTCACCAGGCGCGGACTGTCCGTCTTCGCGGCGGTCGCCCGTACCGGAGCCCTCGTCAAGGCCACCGTCAACGGTCCGTTGCGGGTCCGGGAGGACGGCCGGACCCGGCTCGTGCGGGACCACCGCGCCGGCACGGTCAGCTCCGTCGACGTCCCCCGGCTCACCGGCCTGCTGTCCACCTTCGACGTCGTCTGCCTCTCCCCGCCGGTCGCCGACGCCGAAGGCGGCACCCCGCTCAACGTCGACGCCGACGTACTCGCCGCCGAGGCGGCCCTGGCCCTGGACGCCGACCACCTCCGGCTGGTCACCGGCACCGCCGGACTGCTCACCGACCCGGCCGACCCCGCCAGCAGCCTGCGCCACCTCACCGAGGGCGAGGGCCGCCGCTACGCCAAGGGCCGCATGCGGCAGAAGGTACGCGCCGCCGAGATCGCCCTGAGGGGCACCTCGGACACCGCGATCACCGGACCGCACACGCTGTCCGCGGCGGGCGCCACCTGGTTCTGGCGGGCACCCGCCCCGGCCCCCGACCTCGATCTGCTGGCCCGCACCGTGGAACTGTCCTCGGTCTCCCGGGACGAGCGGGAGATCGCCGAGTTCCTCGCCGAATGGTGCGCGGACCACGGCGTCAAGGCCGAGATCGACGCCGCGAACAACCTGGTCGCCACCAAGGGAGCGGGCTCCCGCCGGCTGCTGATGCTCGGCCACCTGGACACCGTCCCGCACCGCTGGCCGGTCCGCTGGGACGGCGAGGTGCTCTCCGGACGCGGATCGGTGGACGCCAAGGGCAGCCTGGTGACGTACCTCCAGACCCTGGCCTCCTACGACCCGCCCGAAGGCGTGGAACTGCGCGTGGTCGGCGCGGTGGAGGAGGAGATCACCGGCGCCGGCGCCTTCCACGTCCGCGACGCCTACCCGGCCGACGCGGTCGTCGTCGGCGAGCCCAGCGGCGCGGAGGCCCTCACCCTCGGCTACTACGGTCTGGTCAAGGTCCGCTTCAGCGTGCGGGAACCCACCGGGCACACGGCCGGCGAAGGCGTCCGTACCGCGGGCGACCGCATGGTCGACGTGCTCTCCAAGGTCCCGGCCGCCGTCGCGGCCCTCCACCCGGACGCCCTGACCGCCGTCCTCGGCGTCAGCGCCCTCAACCAGGGCGACACCCAGTCCGGCGAGGCCGTCGTGGACGTCCGCGTCCCCCCGGGCCTCGACCCGGACGAGACCGTCGCAGCCCTGCGCGCCCTCGCCTCGGGACCGGTCCGCGCCGACGTCCTGCGGGCCACCCCCGGGGTCACCACCCGACGCACCAGCCCGCTCGTCAAGGCGTTCCAACGGGCTTTCTCCGAGGAGGGCGTGACACCCCGCTACCTCATGAAGAAGGGCAGCAGCGACATGAACACGCTGGCCACCACCTGGCGCGGCGTGCCCATGGTCGCCTACGGCCCCGGCGACGCCAGGCTCGACCACACCCCCGACGAACACCTGCACGCGGACGAGTTCCGGCGCGCCCAGCGTCTGCTGACCGCCGCCGTCCGAGAATGGAGCTCGATGTGA
- a CDS encoding SDR family NAD(P)-dependent oxidoreductase translates to MNLGLAGRAAMVAASSSGIGLAIARALAAEGADVSLCGRDPERLARAHKEVDACGPGRVLSTVVDLCDEDAAAGWVRHTAEEFGALHVLVTNSGGVPFGPVESFEVAEYREAVNGNLLPHVSLSLAAAPYLREAGWGRIVMITSESVRRPHPGSGLSSVARLGVLGFARGLVDAFGPAGVTVNVLAPGFHRTPILDVQYGDEVEERLAEVAAGIPLGRIGRAEDLGALVAFLAAEQAGFVTGAVLVADGGNSRGIG, encoded by the coding sequence GTGAATCTCGGTCTCGCCGGACGGGCCGCCATGGTGGCCGCGTCCAGCAGCGGAATCGGTCTCGCGATCGCCCGAGCGCTGGCGGCCGAGGGCGCCGACGTGTCCCTCTGCGGCCGTGACCCCGAGCGGCTGGCCCGCGCCCACAAGGAGGTCGACGCCTGCGGGCCGGGCCGGGTGCTGAGCACTGTCGTCGACCTGTGCGACGAGGACGCCGCGGCCGGCTGGGTCCGGCACACCGCCGAGGAGTTCGGTGCCCTGCACGTACTGGTCACCAACTCCGGCGGGGTGCCCTTCGGCCCCGTGGAGAGCTTCGAGGTCGCCGAGTACCGCGAGGCGGTGAACGGCAACCTGCTGCCCCATGTGTCGCTGTCGCTGGCCGCCGCGCCGTACCTGCGGGAGGCCGGCTGGGGACGGATCGTCATGATCACCTCCGAGTCCGTGCGCCGGCCCCACCCGGGCAGCGGGCTGTCCTCGGTGGCCAGGCTCGGCGTCCTGGGCTTCGCCCGGGGCCTCGTCGACGCCTTCGGACCGGCGGGGGTGACCGTCAACGTCCTCGCGCCCGGCTTCCACCGCACCCCGATCCTCGACGTGCAGTACGGGGACGAGGTCGAGGAACGCCTCGCCGAGGTCGCGGCCGGGATCCCGCTCGGCCGGATCGGCCGCGCGGAGGACCTGGGCGCCCTGGTGGCCTTCCTCGCCGCCGAACAGGCCGGGTTCGTCACCGGAGCCGTACTGGTCGCGGACGGGGGCAACTCCCGCGGCATCGGCTGA
- a CDS encoding sulfotransferase encodes MTGPSPRVLYITGWMRSGSTLLGNVLNELPGVRHVGELYYLWRNGVLGAGTNSVCGCGQPVLACPLWSGVLAALPEAPTEATAHRIAVLQQALLRTRHTPARLAEARGERPTAPGVTELLDHSASVYRQVAALGGDRLIVDGSKYPAEAAALLGRRDLDVRVLHIVRDPRATALSYRSAKDYIDPMSPARSSGYWTAFNLASELVGRTAGPRYLRVRHEDLARGPREVTARVLRFAGLDDASPVDADGRIPLGANHTVTGNPDRLRRGVTRIRPDERWRTALPGADIAAATAAAAPLLSRYGYPLAPVRPPRAGRSGHAPDARRTPTPAGRPEPSVTGAASRGEAT; translated from the coding sequence ATGACAGGCCCCTCCCCGCGCGTCCTCTACATCACCGGATGGATGCGCAGCGGCAGCACCCTGCTCGGCAACGTCCTCAACGAGCTTCCCGGCGTCCGGCACGTCGGAGAGCTGTACTACCTGTGGCGCAACGGCGTGCTCGGCGCCGGCACCAACTCCGTCTGCGGCTGCGGACAGCCCGTCCTCGCGTGCCCGCTCTGGTCCGGGGTCCTCGCGGCGCTGCCCGAAGCCCCGACCGAGGCCACCGCGCACCGGATCGCCGTCCTCCAGCAGGCGCTGCTGCGTACCCGGCACACCCCGGCGCGACTCGCCGAGGCACGCGGCGAACGGCCCACCGCCCCCGGTGTGACCGAACTCCTGGACCACTCGGCGTCCGTCTACCGGCAGGTCGCCGCGCTCGGCGGCGACCGGCTCATCGTGGACGGTTCCAAGTACCCGGCGGAGGCCGCCGCCCTCCTCGGCCGGCGGGACCTGGACGTCCGGGTCCTGCACATCGTGCGCGACCCGCGCGCCACCGCCCTGTCCTACCGCAGCGCCAAGGACTACATCGACCCCATGTCCCCGGCCCGCAGCAGCGGCTACTGGACCGCGTTCAACCTCGCCTCCGAGCTCGTCGGGCGGACCGCCGGCCCGCGCTATCTGCGGGTCCGGCACGAGGATCTGGCGCGCGGCCCGCGCGAGGTGACGGCCCGGGTCCTGCGCTTCGCCGGCCTCGACGACGCGTCCCCGGTGGACGCCGACGGCCGGATCCCGCTCGGCGCCAACCACACCGTCACGGGCAACCCGGACCGGCTGCGCCGCGGCGTCACCCGGATCAGGCCCGACGAACGCTGGCGCACCGCGCTGCCCGGCGCGGACATCGCCGCGGCCACGGCGGCGGCGGCCCCGCTGCTGAGCCGCTACGGCTACCCGCTCGCCCCCGTCCGCCCGCCCCGGGCGGGCCGGTCCGGCCACGCGCCCGACGCCCGGCGGACCCCGACACCGGCCGGCCGGCCGGAACCGTCCGTCACCGGAGCCGCCTCGCGGGGTGAGGCCACGTGA
- a CDS encoding family 3 encapsulin nanocompartment shell protein: MLAATADSAVQQGVRIQLADPDLATRSPGEEFAWSVGTAGPGQDHVVPFRAHLPAVFPLFATRPRYAVRHLLKTASVADAPVTFVHEPPAARLAAAGTSYQATPEGAFAPRLEQAELTDLTVRVPLPAGLLDEPALLASFVDYRVLVRLSVVENETLLHGSADKTVTGLLNLPEIRRGTLGDDVHAAITEAAAEVEETGGSCDGIVVHPFTYWELVRAGVLGQLGAAGITVSRTRMIPRGQVLLGDFRAAVTLLVPGVASLALLRGAGPDGSDLVEASSRIGLAVHLPQHFLLLTRD, translated from the coding sequence ATGCTGGCAGCCACCGCCGATTCCGCCGTGCAGCAGGGAGTCCGGATACAGCTCGCGGACCCGGACCTGGCCACCCGCAGCCCGGGGGAGGAGTTCGCCTGGTCCGTGGGCACCGCGGGACCGGGCCAGGACCACGTGGTCCCCTTCCGCGCCCATCTCCCGGCCGTCTTCCCGCTGTTCGCGACCCGCCCCCGCTACGCGGTCCGCCACCTGCTGAAGACCGCCTCGGTCGCCGACGCGCCGGTGACCTTCGTGCACGAGCCGCCGGCCGCCCGCCTGGCCGCCGCCGGGACCTCCTACCAGGCCACCCCGGAAGGCGCGTTCGCCCCCCGGCTGGAGCAGGCCGAACTCACCGACCTGACGGTGCGGGTGCCGCTGCCCGCCGGACTCCTCGACGAGCCGGCGCTCCTCGCCTCCTTCGTCGACTACCGCGTCCTCGTCCGGCTGTCCGTGGTGGAGAACGAGACGCTGCTGCACGGCAGCGCGGACAAGACCGTCACCGGCCTGCTGAACCTGCCCGAGATCCGCCGCGGCACGCTCGGTGACGACGTCCACGCGGCCATCACCGAGGCCGCCGCCGAGGTCGAGGAGACCGGCGGCTCCTGCGACGGGATCGTCGTCCACCCCTTCACCTACTGGGAGCTCGTCCGGGCCGGCGTCCTCGGGCAGCTGGGCGCCGCGGGCATCACCGTCTCGCGCACCCGCATGATCCCGCGCGGCCAGGTCCTGCTCGGCGACTTCCGGGCCGCCGTCACGCTCCTCGTCCCGGGCGTCGCCTCGCTGGCGCTGCTCCGCGGAGCGGGCCCTGACGGCTCCGACCTCGTCGAGGCGAGCAGCCGGATCGGTCTCGCCGTCCACCTGCCGCAGCACTTCCTGCTGCTGACCCGCGACTGA
- a CDS encoding LysR family transcriptional regulator encodes MQINRLRTLVAVVELGGFRRAAESLHITQPAVSQQIRQLSGLIRSPVFASTGRNLRLSPRGEELLRYARRMVALNDEAVDRFVPQSGQIMVSIGVTSQLGEVLPEFLRLLNRGMPQAQLSVRTGASEELEAQLSSGQLDAALLLQGDPSAAGTRSRELGRMRMAWFGRPAHGERDALPLALFPEPCTLRGRVRETLDASEVEWRVAYESGELIGLRSAAKAGLGMTCLIANGDELWGLTPTVRPGLPAPPGPLPVTMALAHDGLPDEFVAIAEKAFRQALRGYPLVPADGADGPGTGPGAGPSPVEAAGPPAGDPRGPALATAVA; translated from the coding sequence TTGCAGATAAACAGGCTGCGGACTCTGGTGGCCGTGGTGGAGCTCGGCGGCTTCCGGCGGGCGGCGGAGTCCCTGCACATCACCCAGCCCGCGGTCAGCCAGCAGATACGCCAGCTGAGCGGTCTCATACGGAGCCCGGTGTTCGCCTCGACGGGGCGCAACCTGCGGCTCAGCCCGCGGGGCGAGGAGCTCCTGCGGTACGCCCGTCGCATGGTGGCGCTCAACGACGAGGCGGTCGACCGGTTCGTCCCGCAGTCCGGCCAGATCATGGTGTCGATCGGCGTGACGAGCCAGCTCGGTGAGGTGCTGCCGGAGTTCCTGCGGCTGCTGAACCGGGGCATGCCGCAGGCCCAGCTGAGCGTACGGACCGGGGCGAGCGAGGAGCTCGAGGCGCAGCTGTCCAGCGGGCAGCTCGACGCGGCGCTGCTGCTCCAGGGCGATCCGTCGGCCGCCGGCACGCGGAGCCGGGAACTGGGCCGGATGCGGATGGCCTGGTTCGGGCGGCCGGCCCACGGCGAGCGTGACGCGCTGCCCCTGGCACTCTTCCCCGAACCGTGCACGCTGCGCGGCCGGGTTCGGGAGACGCTCGACGCCTCGGAGGTCGAGTGGCGGGTCGCGTACGAGAGCGGCGAGCTGATCGGCCTGCGCTCGGCCGCCAAGGCGGGTCTCGGTATGACCTGCCTGATCGCCAACGGGGACGAGCTGTGGGGGCTGACCCCGACGGTGCGTCCCGGCCTTCCGGCGCCACCCGGACCGCTGCCGGTGACCATGGCGCTGGCCCACGACGGCCTGCCGGACGAGTTCGTCGCCATCGCGGAGAAGGCGTTCCGACAGGCGCTGCGGGGCTACCCGCTGGTCCCGGCGGACGGTGCGGACGGGCCCGGCACCGGGCCGGGGGCCGGTCCGTCCCCGGTGGAGGCGGCCGGACCGCCGGCCGGCGACCCACGAGGCCCCGCCCTCGCGACGGCCGTGGCCTGA